AAGATGTACAAACAGATGACCTAGGAATGACCCATGTCCGTTTCAATCAAACCAAAAACGGCGTGCGTGTTGAAGGTGCAGAAGTCATTGTGCATTATAACGTCAAGAATGAGCTCGTCTCGGTAAATGGAAACCATCACCCGGAATTGGATGTAGGTACGATTGATACCAAACCTGCTATCAATGTTGACAAGGCAGTCGAAGCTGCGAAGTCATCCGTTCATGCACCAGCCGAAACGGAATACGCGCCTGAGTCAGAGCTCGTCATTTATCCGTTTGAAGGGGAAAATAGTCTAGCCTATAAAGTGAATGTTACATTCCTAGGCGATAATCCAGGAAACTGGTTTGTTTTTGTCGATGCCAAAAATGGAAAAGTGATTGATCAATATAATACAATCGCCCATGCAACAGAGGGAGAATTCCACGAAAGTGTGGGAACGGGCTATTGGGGCGAGCATCGAGATTTGCATTCAACTAAAATCAAGCATCCTAATCAAGGGACGCAATTTTTCCTTTCAGACGAATCACATGAAGGATTAGAAGGCATCTTTACTTTTGATTGGAATACAGGCGAGATTGCTCAGAATAATAGTGCTTCATGGAAAAATGAGTACCATCGTCCAGCAGTAGATGCGCATTTTAATTCCGAGATTGTCTATGAGTATTACTTGAATGAGCATGACCGAAATTCTCTAGATGATAAAGGAATGCCGATTGTTTCGTATGTAAACTATGGGACCAATTACAATAACGCCTTTTGGACCGGCCGCGAAATGGTATACGGAAATGGCGATGGCGACTTCATGGTTCCATTATCTGCAGGTCTAGACGTAGCTGCGCACGAAATGACACATGGCGTCATTACCAATACTGCAAATATGCAATACCGTTTTGAACCTGGGGCATTGAATGAAGCTTATGCGGATATTTTCGGCGCGCTGATTGATGACGCAAACTGGGAGCTAGGCGAAATGATAATGGGGCCAGGGGCAATCGCAGATGGTAGACATGCACTGCGCAGTCTAAGTAATCCTAGCCAATTTCCAGTGAAAGTTGACTATATTCCTTATGGCAATGGCGACGGCATGTACCCTTCCCATATGGATGAATTTTATGATTTACCAAGAAACTTAGACAACGGCGGCGTCCATGTCAATTCTTCAATCATTAACCATGCTGCCTATCTTCAAGCGCAAGAAATCGGAAGGCATGCACTCGGCCAAATCTATTACCGCGCGCTAGTAACCTATTTAACACCAACATCAAATTTCAGCGACGCACGTATAGCAATCATTCAATCAGCTGAAGATTTATACGGAGAAGAAAGCACCGAAGCACAAGAAATCGCAAACGGATTTGATCAAGTAGGCATTTACGAATAAACCAATAGCATAAAGAGCGAGCCCTACCTTAACCGGTGGGGCTCGCTTTTTTAGTGATTTTTTTCAGGTACACTTTTTAGGTAAGCCTTTTTAGGTAACCCTTTTTAGGTACCTGTGCAAGAAACTATTTTGACAATACACTACAATTGCATAATCTAATGGAAGGAACCCGATTATATAAGCACTTGTCGGATTAATTTTGAATTTTTATCCAAAACCGTAAATAGTCATAATTGGACCATGCACAGGTACCTTTTTAAGCTACCTTTTTGAAGCTCTGATTCTTGAAGTTTTTCAAAGAGTGGGTTATACTAAGTGCAAGTTAATATTTCTGGTTTGAGTTTATGAGAGACCTCGTGAAACAATTGCGCACAGCAATTGTCTTCATTGAGGTCTCTTTTTGTTGGTTTTTTCTTATAAATGGAAGGGGATTCATAAAATGACAAAGTTTTCATCATTAGATAGAGCACAAACATTTCAACATTTAGCAGAAGAGGAATTCGACTTACTTGTAATTGGCGGTGGGATTACGGGAGCTGGTATCGCATTAGATGCAACAACGCGCGGGCTGAAAACTGCACTTGTTGAAATGCAGGATTTTGCTTCTGGAACGTCAAGTCGCTCTACGAAACTTGTACACGGCGGACTTCGCTATTTAAAACAATTTCAAATAAAAGAAGTTGCTGAACTCGGGAAAGAACGTGCGATTGTATATGAAAATGGACCTCATGTGACGACACCGGAGTGGATGCTGTTACCGTTTCATAAAGGCGGCACATTTGGTAGATTCTCGACATCACTCGGATTAAAAGTGTATGACTTCCTTGCAGGTGTTAAAAAGTCTGAGAGACGAACGATGCTAACGACGGAAGAGACAATTGAAAAAGCACCACTCGTAAAAAGAGAGGGTTTGTTAGGGGGCGGCGTGTACGTTGAATACCGTACTGATGACGCTCGTTTAACGATTGAAGTGATTAAGTCTGCGGCTGAAAAAGGTGCAACGCTTGCGAATTACGCGAAGGCACAGGGATTTATTTATAACAATCAAGAGAAGATTGCTGGCGTAGAAGTTGTAGATCAACTCACTGGTAAAAATATCGAAATTAAAGCGAAAACAGTTATTAACGCTGCGGGACCATGGGTGGATGAGGTAAAGGGAATTGAAGGCGGAAAAAGTAACAAGCATTTAATATTATCAAAAGGCGTCCATCTTGTTTTTGACCAAAACGATTTCCCGCTCCATCAAGCCGTCTATTTCGACACACCAGATAAGCGGATGATTTTTGCGGTACCAAGAGACGGCAAAACATATGTAGGTACAACGGATACATTTTACGAAGGTGATCCAAAAGTAATGCAAATATCAGCATCGGATCGCGACTATTTATTGGATGCAATTCACTATATGTTCCCCGAATTAACATTGACAGAACAACATATCGAATCTAGTTGGGCAGGTGTTCGACCTCTTGTTCACCAGGAGGGAAAAAGTCCTTCAGAGATTTCAAGAAAAGATGAGATTTGGGAATCAGAAAGTGGGCTTATTACGATGGCTGGCGGAAAATTAACAGGGTATCGTAAAATGGCCGAAACAGTCGTTGATAAAGTAACGAAAAGATTGGCCGAAGAAGAAAACATTCAATTTAAACGATGTATCACTAAGAAACTGCCGATCTCTGGAGGAGATATGGGCGGTTCTGCAAATATGAAAATATTCCTTAAGAAAAAAATAGATGAGGGTCAAAGAATCGGACTTTCTGAAGAAGAGAGCCGCAAACTTGCGGTACTATATGGAACGAATGTCAATCATGTATATGCATATAGAGAAGAAGGCCATTCTGAACTGCCGCATATCTTATATGGGCAATTACTTTATGCAATCAATTATGAAATGGCAACCAAACCAGTCGATTTCTTTATTCGAAGAACGGGTGATATGTTTTTCAATATCGATCAAGTGAAATCATGGAAAGCACAAGTCATTGAAGAGATGTCAACAATTTTTGGGTGGTCGGTAGAAGAGCGAACACAGTACACTGAAGAACTTGAAGTGGAAATAAAAAGAGCAACGACTGTGTTATAATAAGCTAACCGGGTTATATGAATATTCAAGTTTTATTCAGCGAAGGCATCTCCATTATTTCGTTTTACACATAAATCTTCTTGCAAAATTGCGAAAGGAGAATCGGCTAATATGCCATTTCGACAGCAAAAGGTGTTACCAGCAGCAAGGACTTTAAAGCAATTTGAACAATTATTACAATGTAAATTTGAGTACATTGTATTATTAGAAGTTCATATTAGCAATTTAAAAACACTTGAACAAGAAGCGAGTAGACACAATAAGAAGCTCATTATTCATGCAGATTTAATTCAAGGGTTGAAAACAGATAACTACGCGGCTGATTTCCTATGTAATGATATTGAACCCGCGGGCATCATTTCTACCCGCTCCAACATGCTTATGAGAGCAAAGGCTAAAGGAATTATTGCGATTCAGCGGATGTTTTTATTGGACACCATTGCACTTGAAAAGAGTTATTCGCTTATTGAAACAACACAACCAGATTATATTGAAATGTTACCAGGTGTAATTCCAGAACTGATTCACGAAGTTCATGAGCAGACGGGTATTCCTATTATTAATGGTGGTTTAATCCGAACGCAGACTCATGTGCAAGAGGCTTTGGCTGCCGGAGCAGTCGCTGTTACAACATCAGATAAAGAGTTATGGGAATTATATTAAAATAGTTTGACAGACTATTTTTAGAGTGCTATGCTTTCTTTAGGTTAATATCACGTGGTTGAGTCGAGGAGTCCACACTTAAATCTTGCGCTATGCAAGGTTTTAAGTGTGGACTTTTTTTAATCGAAACTTATATCATGACATAGCTATCACGAGGAGGAGAAGAGATGACAGCATTTTTAGGAGAACTTGTAGGAACGATGATCTTAATTATTTTCGGTGCTGGTGTCGTCGGCGGTGTCGTCCTAAAAAAGTCGAAAGCAGAAGGCGCTGGTTGGATTGTCATTACGATTGGTTGGGGTCTCGCAGTTGCCATGGGTGTTTACGCAGTGGGTCATGTAAGCGGTGCCCATTTAAATCCTGCGGTGACAATTGGTTTGGCTTCAATAGGTGAATTTCCATGGGCAGATGTACCGATGTATGTATTTGCGCAGATGATTGGTGCGATTATTGGTGCCACAATTATTTATTTTCACTACTTACCTCATTGGAAAGAAACAGAGGACAAGGATGCTAAGTTGGCGGTATTTTCGACAATCGCCGCAATTCCCCATCCGCTTTCAAATCTAACAAGCGAGATTATTGGGACGTTCGCTTTACTACTTGGAATATTATCCATCGGTGCGAATGAATTCACGGAAGGATTAAATCCATTAATCGTAGGTGCGCTCATCATTGCAATTGGTATGTCTCTCGGTGGACCTACGGGATATGCCATTAACCCGGCTCGTGACCTAGGCCCGCGAATTGCACATTTCTTTTTACCAATACCAGGGAAAGGGAAATCGAATTGGAGTTATGCATGGATTCCGGTTGTCGGTCCAGTTATTGGCGGTTCGTTCGGGGCATTATTTTATCAACAAGTTTTTGAAGGGAAAAATAGTATTGCGTTCTGGATTGTAGGCGCTATTGTCCTAGCAGTATTACTTGGCGCACAATATTCGGTACGTCAAGTAGAGTCTAAACAAACCACGACTGATAGTATTGAAGTTTAATAAATATAAAATGAAATGGGGAATAGACATGACTGAAAACTATATTTTAGCATTGGACCAAGGAACAACGAGTTCACGGGCAATTTTATTTGATAAAGAAGGGAAAATCTTTCATTCCGCACAACGAGAATTCCCGCAGTACTTTCCACAATCCGGTTGGGTTGAACATAATCCACATGAAATTTGGAGCTCGATTTTAGCTGTCATGGCAGAGGTAATATCAGAAAAAAATATAACAACTGAGCAAATCGCTGGAATCGGCATTACAAATCAGCGTGAAACAGCTGTAGTTTGGGATAAAACAACAGGAAATCCTGTTTATAATGCAATCGTTTGGCAATCTCGACAAACTGCTGAAATTTGTGAAGAGTTGAAAGAAAGCGGTTACAATGATTTGTTCCGAGATAAGACAGGTTTGCTAATTGATGCTTACTTTTCAGGCACAAAAGTGAAATGGATTTTAGACAATGTAGAAGGTGCAAGAGAAAAAGCAGATCGTGGTGACCTCCTTTTCGGTACAATTGATACATGGCTCATTTGGAAGTTGTCCGGTGGGAAAACACATGTAACAGACTATTCAAATGCGTCAAGAACGCTCATGTATAATATTTATGAATTAAAATGGGATGAAGAACTGCTTGATATTTTGGGCGTTCCAGCATCGATGCTTCCAGAAGTAAAATCATCTTCGGAAATTTATGGATATACAGATGATGTTCATTTCTTTGGCCAATCAACACCAATTGCAGGAATCGCTGGAGATCAGCAAGCTGCATTGTTTGGACAAGCTTGTTTTGAAAGTGGCATGGTGAAAAACACGTACGGCACAGGTTGTTTCATGCTGATGAATACGGGTGAAAAAGCCGTGAAGTCAAATAACGGACTGCTAACGACGATTGCGTGGGGGATTGATGGGAAAGTGGAGTATGCGCTAGAAGGCAGTATCTTTGTGGCGGGGTCCTCGATTCAATGGTTGCGTGATGGTCTTCGGATGTTGCGTAATTCCTCCGAAAGTGAAGCGTACGCGGAAAAAGTGGCATCGACTGAAGGGGTATACGTTGTTCCTG
This genomic window from Sporosarcina sp. Marseille-Q4063 contains:
- a CDS encoding glycerol-3-phosphate dehydrogenase/oxidase, with the translated sequence MTKFSSLDRAQTFQHLAEEEFDLLVIGGGITGAGIALDATTRGLKTALVEMQDFASGTSSRSTKLVHGGLRYLKQFQIKEVAELGKERAIVYENGPHVTTPEWMLLPFHKGGTFGRFSTSLGLKVYDFLAGVKKSERRTMLTTEETIEKAPLVKREGLLGGGVYVEYRTDDARLTIEVIKSAAEKGATLANYAKAQGFIYNNQEKIAGVEVVDQLTGKNIEIKAKTVINAAGPWVDEVKGIEGGKSNKHLILSKGVHLVFDQNDFPLHQAVYFDTPDKRMIFAVPRDGKTYVGTTDTFYEGDPKVMQISASDRDYLLDAIHYMFPELTLTEQHIESSWAGVRPLVHQEGKSPSEISRKDEIWESESGLITMAGGKLTGYRKMAETVVDKVTKRLAEEENIQFKRCITKKLPISGGDMGGSANMKIFLKKKIDEGQRIGLSEEESRKLAVLYGTNVNHVYAYREEGHSELPHILYGQLLYAINYEMATKPVDFFIRRTGDMFFNIDQVKSWKAQVIEEMSTIFGWSVEERTQYTEELEVEIKRATTVL
- a CDS encoding MIP/aquaporin family protein, coding for MTAFLGELVGTMILIIFGAGVVGGVVLKKSKAEGAGWIVITIGWGLAVAMGVYAVGHVSGAHLNPAVTIGLASIGEFPWADVPMYVFAQMIGAIIGATIIYFHYLPHWKETEDKDAKLAVFSTIAAIPHPLSNLTSEIIGTFALLLGILSIGANEFTEGLNPLIVGALIIAIGMSLGGPTGYAINPARDLGPRIAHFFLPIPGKGKSNWSYAWIPVVGPVIGGSFGALFYQQVFEGKNSIAFWIVGAIVLAVLLGAQYSVRQVESKQTTTDSIEV
- a CDS encoding M4 family metallopeptidase; the protein is MKKKKYVATAVLSTALLLGSFSMGEAGAVSNAPIADSVSFEKSWNENGNVPLFVKEKFAVKHPGSNAANALDHLQKNTQTYGILNAEENLKVKDVQTDDLGMTHVRFNQTKNGVRVEGAEVIVHYNVKNELVSVNGNHHPELDVGTIDTKPAINVDKAVEAAKSSVHAPAETEYAPESELVIYPFEGENSLAYKVNVTFLGDNPGNWFVFVDAKNGKVIDQYNTIAHATEGEFHESVGTGYWGEHRDLHSTKIKHPNQGTQFFLSDESHEGLEGIFTFDWNTGEIAQNNSASWKNEYHRPAVDAHFNSEIVYEYYLNEHDRNSLDDKGMPIVSYVNYGTNYNNAFWTGREMVYGNGDGDFMVPLSAGLDVAAHEMTHGVITNTANMQYRFEPGALNEAYADIFGALIDDANWELGEMIMGPGAIADGRHALRSLSNPSQFPVKVDYIPYGNGDGMYPSHMDEFYDLPRNLDNGGVHVNSSIINHAAYLQAQEIGRHALGQIYYRALVTYLTPTSNFSDARIAIIQSAEDLYGEESTEAQEIANGFDQVGIYE
- a CDS encoding glycerol-3-phosphate responsive antiterminator translates to MPFRQQKVLPAARTLKQFEQLLQCKFEYIVLLEVHISNLKTLEQEASRHNKKLIIHADLIQGLKTDNYAADFLCNDIEPAGIISTRSNMLMRAKAKGIIAIQRMFLLDTIALEKSYSLIETTQPDYIEMLPGVIPELIHEVHEQTGIPIINGGLIRTQTHVQEALAAGAVAVTTSDKELWELY
- the glpK gene encoding glycerol kinase GlpK → MTENYILALDQGTTSSRAILFDKEGKIFHSAQREFPQYFPQSGWVEHNPHEIWSSILAVMAEVISEKNITTEQIAGIGITNQRETAVVWDKTTGNPVYNAIVWQSRQTAEICEELKESGYNDLFRDKTGLLIDAYFSGTKVKWILDNVEGAREKADRGDLLFGTIDTWLIWKLSGGKTHVTDYSNASRTLMYNIYELKWDEELLDILGVPASMLPEVKSSSEIYGYTDDVHFFGQSTPIAGIAGDQQAALFGQACFESGMVKNTYGTGCFMLMNTGEKAVKSNNGLLTTIAWGIDGKVEYALEGSIFVAGSSIQWLRDGLRMLRNSSESEAYAEKVASTEGVYVVPAFVGLGTPYWDSDVRGAVFGLTRGTEKEHFIRATLESLAYQTKDVLDAMESDSGITLKKLRVDGGAVANNFLMQFQSDLVNVPVERPLINETTALGAAYLAGLAVGFWKDRSEIATHWHLDRSFEPNMEQSERDQLYTGWQKAVKAAIAFK